The Seriola aureovittata isolate HTS-2021-v1 ecotype China chromosome 3, ASM2101889v1, whole genome shotgun sequence genome includes a region encoding these proteins:
- the gpr137bb gene encoding G protein-coupled receptor 137Ba, translating to MNGEAMERNPAQEQQHAGNGSHLPPPPTITPAIPPYVKLGLTIAYTIFYSLLFAFIYAQLWLVLRYRHKRFSYQTAFLFLCLLWAALRALLFSFYFRDCVTANALGPFAFWLLYCFPVCLQFFTLSLMNLYCAQVYFKAKSKYTPALLKYRLPLYLVFLGVSLLFLVVNLVCALLVKTTAADVKTIVLVRVTINDSLFVLCAVSLSVCLYKVAKMSLANIYLESKGTSVCQVTLIGIMVVLLYASRACYNLVVLALTDIETINSFDYDWYNVSDQADLRSSLGDAGYVVFGVILFVWELLPTSLVVFFFRVRRPPQDRSTTGIPNHILSSRGYFFDNPRRYDSDDDLAWSIPPQNTSASLSSDCYDWGSRHSSFTVHSNSDEQRLTATATTAAAGELHPYP from the exons ATGAATGGGGAGGCGATGGAGAGGAACCCGgcacaggagcagcagcacGCCGGTAACGgctcccacctccctccccctcccaccatCACGCCGGCCATCCCCCCCTACGTGAAGCTGGGTCTGACCATCGCCTACACCATCTTCTACTCGCTGCTCTTCGCCTTCATCTACGCCCAGCTCTGGCTGGTGCTGCGCTACCGACACAAGCGCTTCAGCTACCAGACGGCCTTCCTGttcctgtgtctgctgtgggCCGCCCTGCGCGCCCTGCTCTTCTCCTTCTACTTCAGAGACTGTGTGACCGCCAACGCACTCGGACCCTTCGCCTTCTGGCTGCTCTACTGCTTCCCCGTCTGCCTGCAGTTCTTCACGCTCAGCCTCATGAACCTCTACTGTGCACAG GTTTACTTTAAGGCAAAGTCGAAGTACACACCTGCGCTGCTCAAGTACAG ACTCCCTCTGTACCTGGTCTTCCTGGGCGTCAGCCTCCTCTTCCTGGTTGTGAATCTGGTCTGTGCCCTGCTGGTCAAGACGACGGCAGCCGACGTCAAGACCATCGTCCTGGTGAGGGTCACCATTAACGACAGCCTGTTTGTCCTCTGCGCCGTCTCGCTGTCCGTCTGCCTCTACAAGGTCGCCAAGATGTCGCTGGCCAACATTTACCTGGAGTCAAAG GGGACGTCGGTGTGTCAGGTGACTCTGATCGGCATCATGGTGGTGTTGCTGTACGCGTCTCGAGCCTGTTACAACCTGGTGGTGCTCGCCCTCACCGACATCGAGACCATCAACTCCTTCGATTACGACTGGTACAACGTCTCGGACCAG GCGGACTTGCGGTCGTCACTGGGAGACGCCGGTTACGTCGTGTTCGGGGTGATTCTGTTTGTCTGGGAGCTGCTGCCCACTTCGCTGgtcgtcttcttcttcagggTCCGACGACCGCCTCAGGACAGG AGCACCACTGGGATACCAAACCACATTCTCTCCTCCAGAGGATACTTCTTCGACAACCCTCGTCGGTACGACAGCGACGACGACCTGGCGTGGAGCATTCCTCCCCAGAATACATCAGCAAG TCTCTCCTCCGACTGCTACGACTGGGGCAGCCGCCACAGCAGCTTCACCGTGCACTCCAACAGTGACGAACAACGCCTGACCGCCACCGCGACCACAGCCGCTGCCGGAGAGCTCCACCCTTACCCATGA
- the ero1b gene encoding ERO1-like protein beta isoform X1, whose amino-acid sequence MWRVTLQAFGVLLLAWFFGNFVLGWFQQNNVKPQTQHSEHPSGAADSSDQSCLCHLTGVLDDCFCDVESIDVFNNFNIYPLVQKLTERDYFRYYRVNLKRPCPFWPDDGHCSIKDCHVEPCPESKIPVGIKSGNYNKYSQAANTMSDMTECEQAKELGAINSTLSNQSKEAFADWARHDDAQDHFCELDDETSPDADYVDLLLNPERFTGYKGPSAWRVWNSIYEENCFKPRSVYRPLNPLAPSRGDDDGEGFYKWLEGLCLEKRVFYRLISGLHSSINIHLCAEYLLDEGWGRSVWGPNIQEFRSRFDPAETKGEGTRRLKNLYFLYLIELRALYKVAPYFERAFVNLYTGNTQEDSTTKELLLQVFNEIKSFPMHFDEKSMFAGHKMEAKTLKEEFRLHFKNISRIMDCVGCSKCRVWGKLQTQGLGTALKILFSEKEIKNLPEHSPSKGFQLTRQEIVALMNGFGRLSTSIQQLHNFRLLLKEKR is encoded by the exons ATGTGGAGAGTAACTTTACAAGCGTTCGGTGTTCTGCTGCTGGCCTGGTTCTTCGGGAACTTTGTTCTGGGTTGGTTTCAACAAAACAACGTAAAACCCCAAACGCAGCACAGCGAGCATCCGAGCGGAGCCGCGGACAGCTCGGACCAGAGCTGCCTCTGCCAC cTGACCGGAGTCCTGGACGACTGCTTCTGTGACGTGGAGAGCATCGACGTCTTCAACAACTTCAACATTTACCCTCTCGTCCAGAAGCTGACGGAGAGAGACTACTTCAGATACTACAGG gTGAACCTGAAGCGACCGTGTCCTTTCTGGCCTGATGACGGACACTGCTCCATCAAAGACTGTCATGTGGAGCCCTGtcctgag AGTAAGATCCCCGTCGGCATCAAGTCTGGGAACTACAACAAG tacTCCCAGGCAGCGAACACGATGTCGGACATGACCGAGTGTGAGCAGGCCAAAGAGCTTGGCGCCATCAACAGCACCCTGAG taACCAGAGCAAAGAGGCGTTCGCTGACTGGGCGAGACACGACGACGCTCAGGACCACTTCTGTGAGCTGGATG atgaAACCTCTCCAGACGCTGACTACGTGGATCTGCTGCTGAATCCAGAGAGATTCACTGGATATAAGGGACCTTCAGCCTGGAGAGTCTGGAACAGCATCTACGAGGAAAACTGCTTcaa GCCCAGATCAGTGTACCGACCTCTGAACCCTCTGGCTCCGAGCAGAG GTGACGATGATG GTGAAGGTTTCTACAAGTGGCTCGAAG gttTGTGTTTGGAGAAGAGAGTTTTTTACCGGCTCATCTCCGGCCTCCACAGCAGCATCAACATCCACCTGTGTGCCGAATACCTGCTGGACG AGGGGTGGGGCCGGTCTGTGTGGGGCCCAAACATCCAGGAGTTTCGGAGTCGCTTCGACCCGGCCGAGACGAAGGGTGAGGGCACGCGGCGCCTGAAGAACCTCTACTTCCTGTACCTGATCGAGCTGCGTGCGCTCTACAAGGTGGCGCCGTACTTTGAACGGGCCTTCGTCAACCTGTACACAGGAAACACTCAGGAGGACAGCACCACcaaggagctgctgctgcaggtcttCAACGAGATCAA ATCGTTCCCGATGCACTTCGACGAGAAGTCCATGTTCGCCGGACACAAGATGGAGGCCAAGACGCTGAAG GAGGAGTTCCGCCTCCATTTCAAAAACATCTCCAGGATCATGGACTGTGTCGGCTGCAGCAAGTGTCGAGTGTGGGGAAAACTTCAG ACTCAGGGTCTGGGCACGGCTCTGAAGATCCTTTTCTCCGAGAAAGAGATCAAGAACCTTCCTGAACACAGTCCGTCTAAAGGCTTCCAGCTCACCCGACAAGAGATCGTGGCGCTGATGAACGGCTTCGGCAG gTTGTCCACCAGTATACAACAGCTCCACAACTTCCGCCTGCTGTTGAAGGAGAAAAggtaa
- the LOC130164571 gene encoding E3 ubiquitin-protein ligase TRIM21-like, protein MSAASNLRSEDQFLCSICLDVFTDPVTTSCGHNFCKNCITTHWDISDRCQCPMCKKVFNIRPELHINTFISEVVAQFKLEAQQKTSSSSSEQQVSKPGEVPCDVCTGTKLKALKSCLVCLTSYCETHLEPHLTVSGLKRHQLIDPVENLEDRMCTKHDKPLELFCQTDQTCVCVLCSVLDHKTHEFVPLKEEYEGKKAELEKTEAEIQQMIQKRRLKIQEIKHSVKISKDDADREKAEGVQVFTALKESVDRGLNQLIKEIEDKQKTTDKQAEDFITELEQEISELMKRSTEVEQLSLSEDHFHLLQSFPPLKAAPPTKDWTEVRVRPSYERTVVRAVTQLEETLSEEMKKLIEAELKRVQQYAEDVTLDPDTANHWLILSNDRKQVHCGDVRKNLQDNPQRFSNRVFVLGKQSFSSGRFYFEVQVKGKTKWNLGVARESINRKGDITLSPQNGYWTIWLRNGNEYKALADPPVCLSLKSQPEKVGVFVDHEEGLVSFYDVAAAALIYSFTGCSFTEKLYPFFSPCNNDGKNSTPLIICPVNQTA, encoded by the coding sequence ATGTCTGCTGCCAGCAACCTGAGATCTGAAGATCAGTTCCTGTGCTCCATCTGTCTGGATGTGTTCACTGATCCAGTCACTACATCATGTGGACACAACTTCTGTAAGAACTGCATCACTACACACTGGGACATTAGTGACAGGTGTCAGTGTCCCATGTGTAAAAAGGTTTTCAACATAAGACCTGAGCTTCACATCAACACTTTCATCTCTGAGGTGGTTGCTCAGTTCAAACTTGAAGCTCaacagaaaaccagcagcagcagctcagagcaacaagtttccaaaccaggagaagttCCCTGTGACGTCTGCACTGGAACCAAACTGAAGGCCCTGAAGTCCTGCCTGGTGTGTCTGACCTCCTACTGTGAGACTCACCTGGAGCCTCACCTGACAGTGTCAGGCCTGAAAAGACATCAGCTGATCGACCCTGTGGAGAACCTGGAAGACAGGATGTGTACGAAGCACGATAAACCTCTGGAGCTGTTCTGTCAGACCGACCAGACATGTGTCTGcgtgctctgctctgttttagACCACAAGACACATGAGTTTGTTCCTCTGAAAGAAGAATATGAAGGAAAgaaggcagagctggagaagaCAGAGGCTGAAATTCAGCAAATGATCCAGAAGAGACGACTGAAGATTCAGGAGATCAAACACTCAGTCAAGATCAGTAAAGatgatgcagacagagagaaagcagaaggTGTTCAGGTCTTCACTGCTCTGAAGGAGTCTGTTGACAGAGGCCTGAACCAGCTCATAAAGGAGATcgaagacaaacagaaaaccacagacaaacaggctgaAGACTTCATCACAGAGCTGGAACAGGAAATCTCTGAGCTGATGAAGAGAAGCACTgaggtggagcagctctcacTCTCTGAAGACCACTTCCACCTCCTCCAAAGCTTCCCACCCCTGAAAGCTGCTCCACCCACCAAGGACtggacagaggtcagagtccGTCCATCATATGAGAGGACTGTGGTGAGAGCTGTGactcagctggaggagacgctcagtgaagagatgaagaagctgattgaggctgagctgaagagggTCCAGCAGTATGCAGAGGATGTGACTCTGGATCCTGATACAGCAAATCACTGGCTCATCCTGTCTAATGATAGAAAACAAGTTCACTGTGGTGATGTGAGGAAGAATCTCCAAGACAATCCACAGAGATTTTCTAACCGTGTTTTTGTCTTAGGAAAGCAGAGTTTCTCTTCAGGCAGATTTTACTTTGAGGTTCAGGTTAAAGGAAAGACTAAGTGGAATTTAGGAGTGGCCAGAGAGTCAATCAACAGGAAGGGAGACATAACACTGAGCCCTCAGAATGGTTACTGGACGATATGGTTGAGAAATGGAAATGAGTACAAAGCTCTTGCTGACCCcccagtctgtctctctctgaagtCTCAGCCTGAGAAGGTGGGGGTGTTTGTGGATCATGAGGAGGGTCTGGTCTCCTTTTATGAcgtagctgctgcagctctcatcTACTCCTTTACTGGCTGCTCCTTCACTGAGAAACTCTACCCATTCTTCAGTCCCTGTAATAATGATGGTAAAAACTCCACCCCTCTGATCATCTgtcctgtcaatcaaactgccTGA
- the ero1b gene encoding ERO1-like protein beta isoform X2, translated as MLRGLCLLLPFLALGGLLHSELTGVLDDCFCDVESIDVFNNFNIYPLVQKLTERDYFRYYRVNLKRPCPFWPDDGHCSIKDCHVEPCPESKIPVGIKSGNYNKYSQAANTMSDMTECEQAKELGAINSTLSNQSKEAFADWARHDDAQDHFCELDDETSPDADYVDLLLNPERFTGYKGPSAWRVWNSIYEENCFKPRSVYRPLNPLAPSRGDDDGEGFYKWLEGLCLEKRVFYRLISGLHSSINIHLCAEYLLDEGWGRSVWGPNIQEFRSRFDPAETKGEGTRRLKNLYFLYLIELRALYKVAPYFERAFVNLYTGNTQEDSTTKELLLQVFNEIKSFPMHFDEKSMFAGHKMEAKTLKEEFRLHFKNISRIMDCVGCSKCRVWGKLQTQGLGTALKILFSEKEIKNLPEHSPSKGFQLTRQEIVALMNGFGRLSTSIQQLHNFRLLLKEKR; from the exons ATGCTCAGAGGACTTtgcctcctcctgcctttcCTGGCGCTCGGCGGACTGCTGCACTCAGAG cTGACCGGAGTCCTGGACGACTGCTTCTGTGACGTGGAGAGCATCGACGTCTTCAACAACTTCAACATTTACCCTCTCGTCCAGAAGCTGACGGAGAGAGACTACTTCAGATACTACAGG gTGAACCTGAAGCGACCGTGTCCTTTCTGGCCTGATGACGGACACTGCTCCATCAAAGACTGTCATGTGGAGCCCTGtcctgag AGTAAGATCCCCGTCGGCATCAAGTCTGGGAACTACAACAAG tacTCCCAGGCAGCGAACACGATGTCGGACATGACCGAGTGTGAGCAGGCCAAAGAGCTTGGCGCCATCAACAGCACCCTGAG taACCAGAGCAAAGAGGCGTTCGCTGACTGGGCGAGACACGACGACGCTCAGGACCACTTCTGTGAGCTGGATG atgaAACCTCTCCAGACGCTGACTACGTGGATCTGCTGCTGAATCCAGAGAGATTCACTGGATATAAGGGACCTTCAGCCTGGAGAGTCTGGAACAGCATCTACGAGGAAAACTGCTTcaa GCCCAGATCAGTGTACCGACCTCTGAACCCTCTGGCTCCGAGCAGAG GTGACGATGATG GTGAAGGTTTCTACAAGTGGCTCGAAG gttTGTGTTTGGAGAAGAGAGTTTTTTACCGGCTCATCTCCGGCCTCCACAGCAGCATCAACATCCACCTGTGTGCCGAATACCTGCTGGACG AGGGGTGGGGCCGGTCTGTGTGGGGCCCAAACATCCAGGAGTTTCGGAGTCGCTTCGACCCGGCCGAGACGAAGGGTGAGGGCACGCGGCGCCTGAAGAACCTCTACTTCCTGTACCTGATCGAGCTGCGTGCGCTCTACAAGGTGGCGCCGTACTTTGAACGGGCCTTCGTCAACCTGTACACAGGAAACACTCAGGAGGACAGCACCACcaaggagctgctgctgcaggtcttCAACGAGATCAA ATCGTTCCCGATGCACTTCGACGAGAAGTCCATGTTCGCCGGACACAAGATGGAGGCCAAGACGCTGAAG GAGGAGTTCCGCCTCCATTTCAAAAACATCTCCAGGATCATGGACTGTGTCGGCTGCAGCAAGTGTCGAGTGTGGGGAAAACTTCAG ACTCAGGGTCTGGGCACGGCTCTGAAGATCCTTTTCTCCGAGAAAGAGATCAAGAACCTTCCTGAACACAGTCCGTCTAAAGGCTTCCAGCTCACCCGACAAGAGATCGTGGCGCTGATGAACGGCTTCGGCAG gTTGTCCACCAGTATACAACAGCTCCACAACTTCCGCCTGCTGTTGAAGGAGAAAAggtaa